The genomic interval ATCGCGAGCGCCTCATTGCTGCCATGGAAAAGACTGGCTGGGTGCAGGCAAAGGCGGCGCGTCTACTCGGACTAACGCCGCGCCAAATCGGCTACGCGCTGAGGAAATACGGCATCGAAATTAAGCGCCTGTGAGTGGCTGCTGAACTTGGTTAGGATATGAGTGTGTCGGCCCGCGCAATCAACGGCAGTGATCGTAGATCTTACCATAGACTAATGGAGATATGGTGGGCCAAGGATCCAGCTGAGCTATGCGACTCGTTTCGTAGAGCGACCACGTGGCGGCCGCGGAATGAGACGATCAGCCAATTGATCGGACTTCAAACGCGACAAGGCAGTCTGCCTACGCGAAACACTCGCGGGTCGGCTGCATGCTAAAGCTCTAGCTGGCCGCGCAAACATTAGACCGACCTGTATGTCTACCTGCTGTGAGCGGGACGTACGGGTGCGACGAATCATCGGAATCGCAAGCTGCGACCGGCAAGCTGCAGCCAAACGATGACCATTGCCGACCTTCAAGAGCGCCGAAATACTATGGCAGTTGGGACTTACGACCGACTTCCCGGGCTTCAGTGAGGGCGACACTATACTCCGGGCTGCCGTCCAAGTTCGGTACGCAGATTCCATATAGCGTGGTTTGCCAGATGAAGTACATTTTTCTCGCCCGTTTCCAACGAACGTTCCAGGTGGACTCGCAGCCGAGTGCGGAGCAATGCCTCCGCATTATGGGTCAGGAACGGGTCGTTCTCCACAAAACGCCATGACTTCTCAAATGCCACGCTCACCAGAGCGTCAAATGCTTGCTGCTGTTGGGGAGAAGGGTGATCCATGAATGGAAACTCCAATAGAATATCCTTTTAGCAACGGCACGCTGCTGGCCAGAAGTGGAACGTTGAGAGCTGGCGCTGGAACGCCTCACGAAGCAGTCGCAGTCATTCATCCCATTGAATGCATGTCGATGCGTTGATAGCCTATACAGGCGCTTGTTGAAGCCATGATGACTACTGCTGTTTGAAGCCGCTTGTATTTAACGAAATTCGATATTTTAGTACACTCCAATAGTAAGATTGACGCGTGAAATCGTGAAATCACGGATCGAATCTATCTGTGCGCGGGACAGCGGTGGCTGTCGTCCCATTAGCGAGGCGGCGCGGTAGCTCTGTATGGACTGAGCCAACGCATACACGCCTCAAAATGGACAGTTGTTGTGAAAGAGCTTGTTCCAACCCGACCGGTGATCTGCCATCGAATGGTGTTACCGGCAAACTCGGAAGGCCTTAAATTGTTGGCTAAGGCGCGGCGACTGTCCACATACTATAAGAGTCAGCATAGTTCTTAGATGCGAAGGGGACTGGGTCGCTGCAACATTTCAAACGCGCCGCAGAGATCAGCTGACAGTAAGACAATCGAGGTAGCACAGTACGGCCATCGGAATGAGCTCTGGTGAGCTTCTTTGTCGACGACGCGAGCTGAACTGGGTCTTGCGAAAACTTCGCGGGCAACGGTGGCGCCCATTTGTAACTGTGCAAGAAAGCGATTCTGAGCGATAGTTCTAATTTGGTGGAGTCCCATTACGTCGCACGATCACTTTTGCGGCGTTGTGCCGTGCTCTGATCGTTTGGTCTTCAGTCATGAATCCGGCTTCGATCAAGTTGTCCAGCACCATGTTGGCGCGAGCATGAGCGGCAGTCAGGTCGATGTGAGGGGCATATCTTATCGGCGCGTTGATCAGGCCGACCAGCATCGCAGCTTCAGCGAGGGTCACATCGCGAGCAGGCTTATTGAAGTAAAAACGCGCCGCACCATCGACACCGAGGGTATCGCCGCCCATATCGACACAGTTGAGATAAAGTCTCAAGATTTCATCTTTGGTCAGATTCCATTCTAGCCAGACTGGGAGCAGTACCTGTTTGATTTTGTGTCCGATGCTGGGCTCGGTATCAAAAAGCAGTGTCCGTGCGAGTTGCTGGGTGATTGTGGAGCCGACCTGGTGGGTGCCGTTCTGCGCCCCTACTAGCAGCACGTGGAAAGTGCCAGGGAAATCGATGTCGAGATGGTTGTAAAATTGGCGGTCCTCGGTTGCGAGCGTGGCCTTGATCAGCGCGTCGGGAAAGTCCCCAAGAGGGATCGGTACGCCATGGCCAATCGGCCCGCCGAGGCGGTCAAGCAAGCACACCGTGACATCGGAAACCTTCAGGCAATCCTCTTGCAAGAGGGTGCGAGTAGTCGAGATGGCAAACGCCAGCAACAGGAGCAATCCGCACAAAGCGAAGGTCAGGGCTTCGGAAACGGGTTCGAGAAGGAGCCAGCGCTGCCACCGGCCCAGAGAGATGCCGTCTAGAAACCTCGAATAACGGTAATATAATTCCCGCAAGTCTCTCGCGTAGGACAGTAAGGCGGGTCCGAAGGACAGCTCGCGAGCCGACAAGCAGTGCCGGATGGTGGACGTCTTTGGTGGAATAATCTGAATCACGTGGATCTTTCAGGTTTATATACACGGGCCTGAGCGGCGGGCGACCAGGCGTCTTTCGGAAGCGCTGCGGCAAACCTCAGGAGTTGCATACCTCAGCGGGATGCTGTTTCCATTTGGCGCGGGAGGCAGAGGCCAGCCCGAGGTTGAGATACGCGGTCGGTGATCTGCTGCGTCCAAGGGCGCTTTCGCCCGAATGCGTCCTGGTCGACAAGGCCCGATTCTGTAAATGTCATGCCAGCTATTCCGGCAAAGATAGTTCGAACGACGGTGACGGAAAGCGGGATTGCACGTCGGTCTTAACTTCAGCTCGCATGTTCGCTAGAACCCCGGAGAGCGGAGCGAAGCGTTCGCGGGAGCTCATCTTTGGAAATGTCGGGTTGTCGGAATTGATCGATCAAGGTCGCAGCCGTTGGTGCCCACAGTTGCGGAGCGTCTATTTCATTGCTCGCCGTATCTCGTGAGGCATATCGAAACAGATGATGTTCTGACCAAGCATCGATGCTCCCGCTGTCTGATGTGAACTCTGCTTTCTAGATTGGCAAGCAAGCTCGCCCGTCAACATAGGGGGCAAGTGTGGCGCCTTCGCGCGGTTGCTGAAGCGACAAATCGGCAACACGTGACATCCATCGCAAAGTGCGTCAACTTTTGTCCCGAAAATTCGACGAGCGACGTGTTGCCGACAGCTTCGGCCGATCTGGTCCATGGAAGGGTGCTTCGTTGGAGCGTGCATTCGCCGATGATTCGCATCGGCACGCGCGGTTGAAGCGCATGAACGCAGCGGCACAGGAAGCATTGCGCGTACCCCCAGATGCCGATCGTCAATCGCTGAAGTCTTTCTCGCCTGAGCGGGAATCGAGTTGTTTGAGCACAGTATGCTGAATCTTACCCAGTGCCGTTCTCGGCAATTCGTCTATAAAAATGATCTCGCGTGGCGCTTTGAAGCGTGCGAGATGCGATTGCACATGCGTTACGAGTGTCTCGCCGTCTATGCGGGCTCCGGATCGTTTGATCACATAGGCAACCGGCACCTCATCCCATTGTGGATCCGGCCGGCCGATGACCGCGCACTCAGCAACATCGGGATGCTCCAAAAGTACGCGCTCGACCTCTGCCGGATAGATGTTCTCTCCACCGGAAATGATCAGATTCTTCTTACGGTCATGGACCCAAAAGTATCCGTCGGTATCGCGACGGGCGATGTCGCCAGTACGATACCAGCCGTCATGCATCACCTCGCGCGTGGCCGGATGATTGCCCCAATATTCCTGCAACACATTGGGCCCACGCACAGCGATCTCACCTGGCGACCCTGCGGGCAACTCGTTACCTGCATCATCCATGACAACCGCTTCGCAGCATATTCCGGGCAGGCCGGTCGACCCTTTCCGCGAAAGGTCACCGCCGAGCCTCGTATAGATCGCAATGGGGCTTGTTTCCGTGGAGCCGTAAATGTGGAGCACCGGAACGCGGCGTGCAACCAAGCGATCAACCAGGTGCTGCGGCACGGTCGCGGAGCCGACGGAAACCGCCTTCAGTGACGACAGATCGGTCCCGGACCACGTTAGGTGGTCGGTCAAGGCCTGAATGGTCGCAGGCACCAGGACCGTCAAAGTGGGACGATCATGCTTGAGCGCAGCAAGGGTAGCCTCAGTCGCAAACCGTGAATGGATTGTGACCGTCGCGCCGAGATGCAATGCGGGCGTCGTCTGAATGTTGAGCCCGCCGACGTGGAAAAGCGGCAATACGGTCAGCACATGATCGTCAGATGTGAGGGCGTGCATATGTTGGCTCATCACGCCGTTCCACAATAACGCCTCCTGGCGAAGCACCGCCCCCTTCGGTCGGCCAGTGGTGCCTGAAGTGTAGACAATCAGAAGCGGGTCGGCCAGGTCTGCGCGGGGCTCGTAGCTGTCCCCCTGTGTCTGATCCAACAAGCCCTCCCACGTGCACTCGCCCGGAGAAGCGAAGCCGAAGCCCACAGTTGCAATGTCGGGTCGCGTCTCCAACAATATCGGCAGAACGGCTCCAAAAGCCTGCTCAAGGACCAAAACCTTGGCACCAACGTTCGAAAGGATGAAAAGCTGCTCGGCCACCGCCAATCGCCAATTCATCGGCACCAATATCGCCCCGATCCGTGCACAAGCGTAGAGGAGAACTAGATAATCAGGACGGTTGAAGCTCAGGACGGCAACGCGATCGCCTCTCTTGACGCCGAATGCAGTTTGCAGGGTCCGTGCTGCCCGGCCGATGCGTTGATTAAAGTCGGCGTAACTTAAGGTGTCGCCCTCGAAGTTGATCGCAGGTTTGTTAGGAGCGAACGCCGCGTTACGCTCAATCAATGTGGAAAGATTCACTATCCTTCATCCTGTGTCGTTGGGTCCTTACTCGCCCCCGAGTTGGCCGAACCATCGCTTGTCAGCGTTCTTTGAAGGCCGTTTGTTACGCTCCTCCGGCAAATGCAGCTAAGCTACGATGGACTGCATTGTTTCCCTGTCGGGCCTCACTCAACACGACCATTGGGGGATCACACTCAGCTCGATATCGCGGAAAATAGTGTAATTCCGCCGAATCCACTGATGAAGTTCCGTCGAAGTGTCCTTCTCATGACGCAGATAGCCGGTGAAAGACAAACCTAGTCGGCAGATGTATTTATTTAGAAATACTGGTAGTGCCGCGAAACGTACCACGGGCCCGTGGTTCATAGCCTCGAACAGTTCGCCGCGGACAAAGAATTCGTTATGTACGGTGATCAGGATCTGCTTCGGGACCTGCCGCCGCAGCATCTCATGCGCGCGGGCTGAGACGCGGTCAATGTCTGCTACAAATAGAATGATTGGCACAACGTTGTGCCGTATCGCCTCGCTCAGGAAGCCGATCTCGCCGCACATCTTGAAAAACTCGTCGAAAGCGTGGAAGCCAAGGTCAATCACCTTGGCCACTCCGTCGTTCAGAATAAGTCGATCAACGAGCTGCATTTTGCCATAGGTATCGGTGACATCCGCTGTCTCTGTGATGGAGGGGAGATAGTCGAGTAACGACGGCTCCTTCAGGTTGATGTCGAAGGAGAGCACCGCACCGTTCTTCAGCAGCAAGAACTCGCTCAAGAGCCGAGCAATCAGCGTCTTGCCGACCTGCGGGCTTGCAGAGCAGATGATGTAGACCGGGGTGGCCAAAATCGCTAATCCAGCGCGCACGGATCCGCAAGCGACTATCTTTCGCCCGCACGGGTCACCGACTTCGCACCGGCGAGATCGGTTAGGTTGATGCGGTCATACTCGCTCCAGACATTGGCGAGCCAATGCCGTACGTAGCCGCGTAGCACGAAGGAGAAGTTCGCGGCGTCGTCGTGTGGTCCCTTGTTCGCGACGAAATTGACGAACGGAACGGAGGCGACCTCGACCTGTTCATAGGCCATCTCGTTGAGTTTCGGGATGGTCAGATCGGTGGCGTCTTTGATTCGCTTGAAATAGGAATTGTAGGTCGACTGGTCCCACTGAAAGAACTGGGTGTCGTTGATGAAGTTCTTGACCAAATAGTATCTTGCGCCGCCCATGAAATCGCTTGTTTCAGCGATCTCGTCTAGCGAGGCGATGGACGATCCCAATACATGGAATACGGCGAAGGTGAGTTGGCCTGACCGGGCGGCGTCCAAAAAGCCGATGTCGCGCAGGGACGCCAGCGCTGGGGACATCAGTCCGGCACGAACATCAATGACGGTGACGGATAGACCGGAGTTCAACGTATCGAAGATCTTCATCTGGTCCGCGGTTCTCGTCATGTCCACGATCTCGGTAATCGCAGGGTGAAAGCGCTTCAGCGTCCCGCGGGGCGACTCGGTATCAAATGCGCGGGTCTGCACATTGTTCGCGCTGAAATAATCCAGAAGCGTCCGAGATACGGTCGTTTTGCCGACTCCTCCCTTGTCCGCGCCGACCACAATCACAACTGGCTTTACCATAGAAGTCCTCTCAAGTTATCGCTTCATCCGTGCAGCCGCGAAGCGCGCGGTCTGCGTTTTCCGCTCCTGCTTTCGACGCTATGTTGGCCGAAAGAGACGATCGTCCGATTTGTGAAATGTCGATTGCCGTTACTGTTGCGGGTGGCGCTGTGTATTGTCGCCCCGGAATCGACCGCATCCTGTTTCATCTCTGAGCCTGCACGTCTTGATGACCATCAGCACGTTTTCCTCGGTTGGGGGTTGTATGCGGCCGCCATAGCTGTGGCGGGTCTGATCTGGAATCTCGTTACACTCACCTCTTGAGCAACATTATCCGACTGAGCAGAGCGCACAGACCGAACGGGTGTGTCGCGATACTTCCATTCGTCGGCAAGATGCCTAAGCGAAAAATGCTGATCGCGCGGAACGCGAAGAGAAAAACCATCATGGTAGACGACCTCAAGGCCGCGGCTAAAATGATGGAAAAAGTGTTCGACCACGGACGAGCTCCTACAGGTTCAGGCTCAACGGATCGTCAAGCCGGAATTCTCGAGCGCATGGATGATCTCGCTTGCGGCGCGCTTAGCACCACCGTTGTCCCTGCCGATCAAGTTGGATGCCACGACCTCGGCGATTATGGCGCAAGCTCTTTCGCGATCGGCGAAGCCGTCATCAACATAGTGGCCGCAAGCTTTGCAGGCGATCACCGGGCGGCCGCTCCAGGGGTCGTGTAATGCGTTTTGATCATTGGCATGACATTTCGGGCATTGCATGGGCGGGCTTTCGGCGTGGTTCAGCTTGTGAGCTATTTCGTGTCGGTGGAAGCGAGTTCGTTGTGCTGGAAGGGAGTAGGGCGTCGCATTGAGTGAAAAGCCCGTCCCGTTGAATTGGAGCTCTCCTTGCGAAGTGCGTGTCGCGCGAAAGGCGTACTCGTTGCGTTGCCCATGTCGCTGCGCGTAAACCGCAACGCTACATTCTAAAGACACCGTAACGCGGCGCTTCGATTGAAGTATTAAGCGAAGCGCTCAAGGCGATTGAGAGTGCGTTTCGCGTATCTACGGGATCAAGAATACCGTCATCCCAAAGCTCGGAAGTTGCATAATAGGCGCTCGATCGTGCCCGATACTCTTTCATAATCGGTTCTCGAATGGCTGCCAGTTCTTGGTCGGACAAACGCCCGCCTTCACGCGCCAATTGCCTTGCCTTGACATGGGTGAGTACGCCCGCCGCTTGCTCCGCCCCCATGGCCGAAATCTGCGATTGTGGCCAGGTAAACAAGAAACGTGGATCGAATGCTCGCCCCGCCATCGCATATGTCCCCGCACCGTGGGAGCCATTGCAGATCACTGTGAGTTTGGGTACCGACGCTGCAGAAACGGCCATAATGAGGTTGGCGCCGTGCTTGGTGATGCCGCCATGTTCGTATTCTCGTCCAACCATAAAGCCGGTAGTATTCTGCAGGAAGAGCAGGGGCGTCCGGTTCTCATCGCAGAGCTGGATGAAGTGAGCGCCCTTCAGAACACTGTGGTTCTGCAACACGCCATTGTTTGCGATAACCCCGATCTGATATCCGTGGAGACGCGCGAAGCCGCATATCAGGGATCGGTCATAGCACGGCTGGTACTCATGGAATCGGCTGCCATCCACAAGGCGCGCGATGATCTCCAGAATATCGAACTGAACGCGCGGGTCTTTTGGAATGATGCCGTATAGTTCGGATGGGTTGTAAACGGGAGGCTCCGGATCGGATTGATCAATCGCTTCTTTCGTTGGATGCTTCATGCGAGCGACGATGTCCCGCGCGATGGCAATCGCATGCATTTCGCAAGTCGCGATGTAGTCACTCGTTCCCGAAACGCGCGTATGCATGTCAGCGCCACCAAGCTCTTCGGCAGATACCACCTCCCCGGTGGCGGCTTTTACGACTGGAGGTCCACCGAGAAAGATAGCCCCCGTTCCCTGCACGATGATGTTGTAATCGCTCAGCGCCGGAACATAGGCCCCTCCCGCGCTACAGTGCCCCATGACGATGGCGACCTGCGGCACTCCCATCTTAGCGAGGATTGATTGGTTACGCAGGATTCGACCTGCGTGGTAGCGATCAGCGAAGAACTCAGCCTGCAGAGGCAAGAATCCACCGGCGCAGTCGCAAAGATGGACCACCATGAGGCGGTTCTCAATTGCAATATCCAATGCCCGTACAATCTTCTTCACGGATAGTGGATACCAAGCTCCGCCCTTCACACTGGCATCATCTGCATGAACAATGACCTCGCGGCCCGCCACGATGCCGACGCCGACGATCTGCCCGGCGCACGGTACCTCGCCGTCATAAGCCTTGTTGCCGGCAAGCGTCGAAAGCTCGAGAAACGGAGTTTCGGGATCGAGCAACGCTTCGATCCGATCACGAACAAATAGTTTGTTTTGCCGCCGCAGGCGCTCAATGTCTCGCGTCGGTCGATCGAAGCGAGCGGAACGCTGGCGCTCCTTCAGCTCGGCCGCAAGCCGTCGGTTGTGGAGCTCGTTAAGGCGAAATTCTTGCGACGTGGTGTCCACCTGAGAAACAATCCGCTGCATGTCAGCGCCCTTCGTCGGAAAACGTAACCAGCGCGGCGCCTTGTTCGAAGCTTTCGCCCACGTCAAAGTGAATACGATCGACCACACCGCCCCGAGGGGCGCGTACGACAAATTCCAATTTCATACTTTCGACCAACATCAGCGTTGCGCCGGGGCTGACTACATCGCCCCGCGAAACTCTGACCGCAACCACGACGCCGGGCATCGGCGCCTGGGCAGCATCATGACTTGCCAGCACCTCCGATAAATCGAATTCTCGCAATTGATCGCGGTATCGCAGGATGCGCGTCCTGCCGCGAATATGCAGGTGAAGCACGTCGCCGTCGATTGCAAATCTGACCGGCACGGTCTCGCTCGCAATTTCAAGCATGCCGCTGCCGTCGAGATGATGTGAGAGTGCCACCGGCGCAATGACCTCTCCGGCTAAGTGAAGGCGATAGTCGCGTTGGCCTGGTGAAAGCCATAATTCATAGCTCTCGGCATTAAGCGCAAAAGAATGCCTCACGTCAGTTTCTCCACTTGCCTAGCTCTGCATGGAGCTTGGGCACGGCGTCTGCCGAATCGCGAACGGGCTTGGTCAGGAGCGCCGCGGCTGCCAAGATGGCGGGCAGATCGCTCCCGCATTGGCCAATGGCCAGGTGAGGATTCTGATCGAGATAACCGGTATGAATCTGTCCGCTTAAAAACGTGTCGTCCATAAGCAGACGAGCGAGAAAATCGGCGTTTGTCTCGCAGCCGAGGAGCACAAACTGGCGCATCACGTGTGCCGCCTTCAAGGCGGCTTCACCGCGCGTGGCCGAATGTACGACGATTTTTGCGAGCATCGGATCAAACGCTGTCGTGATTTTCTGACCCTGGACTATACCGCTGTCGATTCGTACGCCTTCGCACTCTGGGTACTCCAGCATGAGGATCTTTCCGGTCGTAGGAGCGTATTCCCGTTCAGGAGCTTCGGCGTACAGCCTCGCTTCGATTGCGTGACCGTTGGAGACAATGTCGGATTGTGAGAGAGTAAGTTCGTGACCCGCGGCCACATGGAGTTGTTGGGCGACAAGATCGATGCCGGTGACCATCTCGGTCACTGGATGCTCAACCTGAAGTCGGGCATTCATCTCAAGAAAATAGAACTCATGTCCATCGAAGATGAACTCCACAGTGCCAGCATTTCGATAGTTGGCGCTACGAGCGACACCGATCGCCATTTCACAGACCCGCTTCCGCAATTCCGCGGACAAGGCCGGCGAGGGCGTCTCCTCGATGATCTTCTGAAAACGCCGCTGGACCGAGCACTCACGTTCGAAGAGGTGGACAACATTTCCGAAGGAATCCCCTAGCACCTGCACTTCGATGTGGCGCGGTTTTTCAGCACATCGTTCGACGTAGAGCCGGCCATCGCCAAAGTACCGCAGCCCCTCACGACGAGCTTGAGCAATCGCATCATCGAGGGTGTCGAAGTCGCGCACAATCTGCATGCCCTTGCCTCCACCACCCGCCGAAGGTTTCACCAGCAAAGGCAAGCCAAGGTCCCGCGCTCGGGATGCGAAGGTCTCTGGTTCGTCCTCTTCGACAGCTGCAGGTGGGACCGGAAATCCAGCTCGCTGAACAAATCTCCGAGCCCGGATTTTATCACCCATCAATTCGATGCTTTCGGGAGTTGGCCCAACGAATGTGATGCCAGCGCTCGCAACGGCCCTCGCGAATTCGGCGCTCTCCGACAGAAATCCATAGCCAGGATGCAACGCGCCTACACTGGCCCTGCGGGCGGAAGCGATGATTTGCTCGGCATCAAGATAGGCAGCGATCGGGGAACTACCCTCGAGGGCGATCGCTGTGTCCGCCATAGAAACGGCTAATGTTGCCGCATCCACCTCGTGGTAGACGATTGCCGAGTGCAAGCCCAGCTTACGCAACGTCTTGATGATGCGCACGGCTATCTCGCCTCTATTGGCGATCAGAACTGTATCGAATGGTAGTTTCTGCATTCGCCTATTTGCTCAAACACAGGTCGCGAGTGCGACGTTCGGGAGCTGCGGGGTCAAGGGGGAATTGTTTAGGCTAGTCACGACTACGGCACGCCGGTAAACCGATGGATCAGGGAACCTGACTAGAACTGATCGAACGTTGGTAACGACGTCATTTCGAGCCTGCTTTTGCTTTTGCACTATCATGTGCTGACATCACGTAGCGACACTGGTCACTCAAGCTGTTGAGCTTTGTTCGCAGACAAGCAGTGATAGCGTCGACGTTCGGTATGGCACTGCTACACAAGCGAAGCACATCCGGGGTGCAAGCCCGTTGCTCTTCCTCCGTCGCTCGTCGCTCTCGGGCGACGGCGCTGAGAGAGCTCATTGCCGTAAAAGCAATGAAAGCTGCTACATGCCAACCTGCTCTATAGGTCCGACGAGAAAGGGGGCGCTGGCTTCGATTCACGATATCCTCTTTAGGGGGCGTCGGGGTACACGACGTTCAACGGTGCCTGTGGAGACAATAGGCCAAAAGGCTCAGATTAGCCGCGCTCCTGGGGAGGGAGCGGTTCTTCGAAAGTGACTAATGAGAGACAATCGCGACAATCATCTCAGGGGTGGGGGAGCTACACGTCGACGATCAACATCATGCTGGTCCGTGTTGGACAGCTTCGTCGCGCATTGGACTTGCACTGGATTGTACGTAGGTAATTTGTGACGAAGAGTACGCGGTAGAATGCGACCTGGAGGGGCTGAACGGAACCGAACGCTCTTGCACTTGGCCAACAGCGACGCGCTCATCTCCGCGGTCGTGCTCAGACTGCTTGCTGTCCAAAAATAATACCAAATTGCATGTACGAAGGAGGTCTGGATCCTCACAGCGTGGCGCGGCGTAGGTCCGAACAGGTTGAGACATTGGCGATCCTTGAACTAGTTAGTGGCGTCGGCCTCGCCGGAGACCACCGCTACTTGTTCGAGATCCTACAATTTGACGCTACGTACGGTTCAACCCCTCCGAGGGGCTGGTCGGACGAAATATGTTAATTACTATGCCGGCGGCAGACGCGTCATTCGCGAGACTAGCGGGTGGGCCGCCAAGGTAGACGAAAAGCCACCTCCACGAAGCACCGGGATTGGGCGGGCTGTTCCCCTGCCGATCCTTGAAATTGCTCGAACTGTCCCTGTCGCCAGAGAAGCGGCGCTTCCGCGGCGTGCCGACTGCTGTCAGCCAACCTGCGAATTCTGCGATTGCTGCGAGGCGGGAACGCGAGCAAGGTCGCGGACGGGTACCTATTAGATCTGGTGGGGAGTCAGAGGAATAGCTTGAATCTCACGCAGCGTCACATTGTAGGCGTGGTTCGCGGAACACGAAAGGTACGCTCCATGCTTCTACTGCACATGCTACCCACTTACTCGCTCGGCATAGACCATCGTATCGAAACGCCGGGAGCCCACTGTGCCCTATCTAATGAATGCGGCCGGTCTAAGGACGAGGAGGCGCAAGACATATGGGCATACTGCTTCTCGCCTCAGGAGCGGATCATGTACATCCGCAAAAATCGATCGCAGTTTGAATTTTACGACTATCGTCAGATGGTCGGCGTCGTTCGGGGCCACTACTTTACCGGCTGCGCATCGGAGCTGGTAAACTGGCGACGTCGATTCAGGGTAAGAGCGTGGCGCCTCGCTTTATTGTTCTGCGTCGCTACATGGTTAACCATTGTCCTCGCCGTGATTCGAGCAGTCAGCTAACCGTTGGCAAGTTGGGCGGATGCTACG from Bradyrhizobium arachidis carries:
- a CDS encoding class I adenylate-forming enzyme family protein translates to MNLSTLIERNAAFAPNKPAINFEGDTLSYADFNQRIGRAARTLQTAFGVKRGDRVAVLSFNRPDYLVLLYACARIGAILVPMNWRLAVAEQLFILSNVGAKVLVLEQAFGAVLPILLETRPDIATVGFGFASPGECTWEGLLDQTQGDSYEPRADLADPLLIVYTSGTTGRPKGAVLRQEALLWNGVMSQHMHALTSDDHVLTVLPLFHVGGLNIQTTPALHLGATVTIHSRFATEATLAALKHDRPTLTVLVPATIQALTDHLTWSGTDLSSLKAVSVGSATVPQHLVDRLVARRVPVLHIYGSTETSPIAIYTRLGGDLSRKGSTGLPGICCEAVVMDDAGNELPAGSPGEIAVRGPNVLQEYWGNHPATREVMHDGWYRTGDIARRDTDGYFWVHDRKKNLIISGGENIYPAEVERVLLEHPDVAECAVIGRPDPQWDEVPVAYVIKRSGARIDGETLVTHVQSHLARFKAPREIIFIDELPRTALGKIQHTVLKQLDSRSGEKDFSD
- a CDS encoding acyl-CoA carboxylase subunit beta; the protein is MQRIVSQVDTTSQEFRLNELHNRRLAAELKERQRSARFDRPTRDIERLRRQNKLFVRDRIEALLDPETPFLELSTLAGNKAYDGEVPCAGQIVGVGIVAGREVIVHADDASVKGGAWYPLSVKKIVRALDIAIENRLMVVHLCDCAGGFLPLQAEFFADRYHAGRILRNQSILAKMGVPQVAIVMGHCSAGGAYVPALSDYNIIVQGTGAIFLGGPPVVKAATGEVVSAEELGGADMHTRVSGTSDYIATCEMHAIAIARDIVARMKHPTKEAIDQSDPEPPVYNPSELYGIIPKDPRVQFDILEIIARLVDGSRFHEYQPCYDRSLICGFARLHGYQIGVIANNGVLQNHSVLKGAHFIQLCDENRTPLLFLQNTTGFMVGREYEHGGITKHGANLIMAVSAASVPKLTVICNGSHGAGTYAMAGRAFDPRFLFTWPQSQISAMGAEQAAGVLTHVKARQLAREGGRLSDQELAAIREPIMKEYRARSSAYYATSELWDDGILDPVDTRNALSIALSASLNTSIEAPRYGVFRM
- a CDS encoding transglycosylase domain-containing protein yields the protein MIQIIPPKTSTIRHCLSARELSFGPALLSYARDLRELYYRYSRFLDGISLGRWQRWLLLEPVSEALTFALCGLLLLLAFAISTTRTLLQEDCLKVSDVTVCLLDRLGGPIGHGVPIPLGDFPDALIKATLATEDRQFYNHLDIDFPGTFHVLLVGAQNGTHQVGSTITQQLARTLLFDTEPSIGHKIKQVLLPVWLEWNLTKDEILRLYLNCVDMGGDTLGVDGAARFYFNKPARDVTLAEAAMLVGLINAPIRYAPHIDLTAAHARANMVLDNLIEAGFMTEDQTIRARHNAAKVIVRRNGTPPN
- a CDS encoding acetyl/propionyl/methylcrotonyl-CoA carboxylase subunit alpha; protein product: MRIIKTLRKLGLHSAIVYHEVDAATLAVSMADTAIALEGSSPIAAYLDAEQIIASARRASVGALHPGYGFLSESAEFARAVASAGITFVGPTPESIELMGDKIRARRFVQRAGFPVPPAAVEEDEPETFASRARDLGLPLLVKPSAGGGGKGMQIVRDFDTLDDAIAQARREGLRYFGDGRLYVERCAEKPRHIEVQVLGDSFGNVVHLFERECSVQRRFQKIIEETPSPALSAELRKRVCEMAIGVARSANYRNAGTVEFIFDGHEFYFLEMNARLQVEHPVTEMVTGIDLVAQQLHVAAGHELTLSQSDIVSNGHAIEARLYAEAPEREYAPTTGKILMLEYPECEGVRIDSGIVQGQKITTAFDPMLAKIVVHSATRGEAALKAAHVMRQFVLLGCETNADFLARLLMDDTFLSGQIHTGYLDQNPHLAIGQCGSDLPAILAAAALLTKPVRDSADAVPKLHAELGKWRN
- a CDS encoding acetyl-CoA carboxylase biotin carboxyl carrier protein subunit; this encodes MRHSFALNAESYELWLSPGQRDYRLHLAGEVIAPVALSHHLDGSGMLEIASETVPVRFAIDGDVLHLHIRGRTRILRYRDQLREFDLSEVLASHDAAQAPMPGVVVAVRVSRGDVVSPGATLMLVESMKLEFVVRAPRGGVVDRIHFDVGESFEQGAALVTFSDEGR